A single Cannabis sativa cultivar Pink pepper isolate KNU-18-1 chromosome 7, ASM2916894v1, whole genome shotgun sequence DNA region contains:
- the LOC133039605 gene encoding uncharacterized mitochondrial protein AtMg00810-like gives MWYFDSGCSRHMIGEKEYLENIRPMQCGDVTFEEQIEDLLEKPAAEEKDLDEATEAFVEATVQESVATEIPTTKESDDADWAGNADDRKRTSDGCFYLGNNLVSWHNKKQNSISLSTAEAEYIVVGTKTSGHCGF, from the exons ATGTGGTACTTTGATAGTGGGTGTTCTAGACACATGATAGGTGAAAAAGAATATCTTGAGAACATTAGACCAATGCAGTGTGGAGATgttacatttg aagaacagattgaagatttGCTTGAAAAGCCTGCTGCTGAGGAAAAGGACCTTGACGAAGCTACAGAAGCATTTGTCGAGGCTACTGTGCAGGAATCTGTTGCTACAGAAAtaccaacaacaaaagaatctga tgatgctgattgggcaggtaatgcagaTGATAGAAAACGTACTAGTGatggatgtttctatcttggaaacaatcttGTTTCATGGCACaacaagaagcaaaactcaatctctctgtccacagctGAGGCTGAGTATATTGTTgtgg ggacaaagacaagtGGACATTGTGGattctag